In Candidatus Bathyarchaeota archaeon, a single window of DNA contains:
- a CDS encoding flavodoxin family protein, which produces MENKMLLLGICGSPRIASTDFVVKAALKWAEDKHNLRTEYFTVAGKEVKFCIHCDHCVKTKKGCVFKDDLAKIYSMMENANAWIIGTPVYQGNLSAQTKTILDRCRAISAKNPSILKNKIGGAIAVGGDRVGGQEPSIKTIMDFFIINEMIPVGGGAFGANLGGTIWSKDKMVEGAKEDSVGLKSIYKMVDRLAKMLEIMKS; this is translated from the coding sequence ATGGAAAATAAGATGCTCCTTTTAGGCATTTGTGGAAGTCCTCGTATAGCTTCCACAGATTTTGTGGTAAAAGCTGCTTTGAAATGGGCAGAGGACAAACATAATTTAAGAACGGAATATTTTACAGTAGCTGGTAAGGAAGTAAAATTTTGTATTCATTGTGACCATTGTGTAAAAACAAAGAAAGGCTGTGTTTTCAAAGACGATCTTGCGAAAATTTATTCAATGATGGAGAATGCTAATGCATGGATAATCGGTACACCCGTTTATCAGGGAAATCTAAGTGCACAGACAAAAACTATTCTTGATCGTTGTAGGGCGATATCTGCAAAAAATCCTAGCATATTAAAGAATAAGATCGGAGGTGCGATAGCCGTTGGTGGCGATCGCGTAGGAGGTCAAGAACCTTCTATTAAGACAATAATGGATTTTTTTATAATAAACGAAATGATACCTGTCGGTGGTGGCGCTTTTGGAGCGAATTTGGGAGGCACAATTTGGTCAAAAGACAAAATGGTAGAAGGTGCAAAAGAAGATTCAGTAGGATTAAAAAGCATCTATAAAATGGTCGATAGATTAGCCAAGATGTTGGAAATAATGAAAAGTTAA
- a CDS encoding FAD-binding oxidoreductase, giving the protein MYGKITPKLLENLRQIVGKENIIEKGSELEDFSHDETATYVAITQMPDIVLKPGNSEEVAKVLKLAYENLVPVTPRGAGTGLSGGAVPIKGGIVLSLDRLDKIIEIDENDLMMTVESGVPLMKIYEALEDIDLFFPPHPGDESAHIGAAIATNAGGVRTVKYGVMRNFVKGAEVVLPTGKIVNLSGKLLKDNTGYNLLQLLIGSEGTLAIFTKVTLRLLPKPKEMMILLMEYEDVNSAISTVPKLLRTGEIPLGLEYVEREGITPTEKMLGEVWPAKGQAFLMVVVVGNEKDELYSVCEKIAAVGEENGAKDVLLADKKKEQDVIMRIRSNLYEGLKPEMIDLFDVAVPPSKIAEFVEKVKITSSKNKVNLPVYGHAGDGNVHVHIMKKGLGDDWRQKYEQIKKEIFEAGRSLNGAITAEHGIGIQKINDLHYSLSQEEIELMKAIKKIFDPKNILNPGKVLPENSSN; this is encoded by the coding sequence TTGTATGGCAAGATAACTCCCAAACTACTTGAAAATCTCAGACAAATTGTAGGTAAAGAGAATATTATTGAAAAAGGCTCGGAATTAGAAGATTTTTCACATGATGAAACCGCTACATACGTTGCAATAACCCAAATGCCAGATATAGTATTGAAGCCTGGAAACAGCGAAGAAGTTGCAAAAGTACTCAAGCTGGCTTATGAGAACCTTGTCCCTGTTACTCCTAGAGGAGCTGGTACAGGGCTTAGTGGAGGAGCAGTTCCAATAAAGGGTGGAATTGTTCTTAGCTTGGATAGATTGGATAAGATCATTGAGATCGATGAAAATGATCTGATGATGACTGTAGAATCTGGGGTTCCACTTATGAAGATCTATGAAGCGTTAGAAGATATAGATCTATTCTTCCCCCCTCATCCTGGTGATGAGAGCGCACATATAGGTGCCGCTATCGCAACTAACGCTGGAGGAGTGAGGACGGTCAAATATGGAGTTATGAGGAATTTTGTTAAAGGCGCTGAAGTTGTGTTACCTACAGGAAAAATAGTCAATCTATCAGGAAAATTACTCAAAGATAATACTGGTTATAACCTCCTTCAGCTTCTGATAGGAAGTGAGGGAACTCTTGCAATATTTACAAAAGTGACCTTAAGGCTACTTCCCAAACCAAAAGAAATGATGATTCTACTTATGGAATATGAGGATGTTAATAGTGCAATATCAACTGTGCCCAAACTTCTAAGAACTGGTGAAATACCACTGGGGTTGGAATATGTTGAGAGAGAGGGTATAACCCCTACTGAGAAAATGTTAGGGGAGGTCTGGCCTGCCAAAGGCCAAGCTTTTTTGATGGTTGTAGTTGTAGGGAATGAAAAAGATGAGCTTTATTCAGTATGCGAAAAAATAGCTGCAGTCGGAGAAGAGAATGGAGCAAAGGATGTATTGCTTGCTGACAAGAAAAAAGAACAGGACGTGATAATGCGAATCAGAAGCAATCTATATGAAGGATTAAAGCCAGAGATGATAGATCTGTTTGATGTTGCTGTTCCTCCTAGCAAAATAGCTGAATTTGTAGAGAAAGTTAAAATTACCTCCTCAAAAAACAAGGTAAATCTTCCAGTTTATGGACATGCTGGTGATGGAAATGTGCACGTGCACATAATGAAAAAAGGTCTTGGCGATGATTGGAGGCAAAAATATGAACAGATTAAAAAAGAAATTTTTGAAGCTGGAAGGAGTTTAAACGGTGCGATAACGGCAGAACACGGTATTGGAATCCAGAAGATTAATGATCTCCATTACAGCTTAAGTCAAGAAGAGATAGAACTTATGAAGGCAATCAAAAAAATATTCGATCCAAAAAACATACTCAATCCTGGTAAAGTCTTACCTGAAAATAGCTCAAATTAA
- a CDS encoding aldehyde ferredoxin oxidoreductase family protein, translating into MAVNGWIGKFLRIDLTKNETKTNSSTSINKEYIGGRGVGQWMLFRHLRSKIPPLHPENLLIVSTGPLTGTMAPASCRTSIDTKNLYTGGVLSSNCGGHIGPELKFAGFDFIIIEGASKSPKYILIKDEEAEIRDAKHLWGKNTWETEQILRKDLADKNLRVASIGIAGENLAKPACIIADRGRAAGRGGIGAIMGSKKLKAIAIRGTGGVELAEPEKFMSEVNRVWYKIDQNKSTEMRRTFGTRAFLSASNELGFLGVRNFQDDFLSLEKAEKVKQDLLNEKYEIRKLACFNCPIYCSHLYRIEYGDNQKLHSEGFQLNVDWDFTGKLDIDDPEALIRINALCTELGLDIDNSSAPISWAFELFEKGIIGTDDTNGLRLEWGNTEVVTELLNKIAKKEGFGKILAEGSKRASEIIGKGSENYISHIKGQDSIEAMRSDLGWALGCSTAARGGGHLDGAFQSHKTPGAGDPTSPNSKAEKVFWFERFKAIVDMMGICYFATVWSNSDLLGPEDISSLFSKATGVSLSTSELILVGQRVRNVEKAFNTIHAGFKRSDDYPPARFMQEPIRSGPKKDCIIDKVSYDRMLDEYYSLHGWDVKTGWQTTGNLEKLNLTEVKEKLQNNGRLINGN; encoded by the coding sequence TTGGCAGTCAATGGATGGATAGGTAAATTTCTAAGAATAGATTTAACCAAAAACGAGACAAAAACCAATTCCTCTACTAGTATCAATAAGGAATATATTGGTGGGAGAGGAGTTGGTCAGTGGATGCTTTTCAGGCATTTGCGTTCAAAAATTCCACCCCTTCATCCTGAAAATTTATTGATTGTTAGTACAGGTCCACTCACTGGAACAATGGCTCCTGCCTCTTGCAGAACCAGTATAGATACAAAAAATCTGTATACAGGAGGGGTGTTATCGTCTAATTGTGGTGGACATATAGGTCCAGAATTAAAATTCGCTGGTTTTGATTTCATAATTATAGAGGGAGCCTCCAAGAGTCCTAAGTATATTTTAATCAAAGATGAAGAAGCTGAAATAAGGGATGCAAAGCATCTATGGGGAAAAAATACTTGGGAAACAGAACAAATATTGAGAAAAGATCTGGCTGATAAAAATTTAAGAGTGGCTTCAATTGGAATAGCTGGTGAAAATCTGGCAAAACCAGCTTGTATAATTGCTGACCGAGGTCGTGCTGCAGGACGAGGTGGAATCGGTGCAATAATGGGATCAAAGAAGCTCAAAGCCATAGCTATAAGAGGAACAGGCGGTGTGGAATTAGCCGAACCAGAAAAGTTCATGAGTGAAGTCAATAGAGTCTGGTATAAAATTGATCAGAACAAGTCTACTGAGATGAGAAGGACTTTTGGGACTAGAGCATTTCTTTCAGCTTCAAACGAACTTGGATTTTTGGGAGTTAGAAACTTTCAAGATGATTTTTTGAGTTTAGAAAAAGCTGAAAAAGTAAAGCAAGATCTATTGAACGAAAAATATGAGATAAGAAAGCTAGCTTGTTTTAATTGTCCTATCTACTGTAGCCACTTATACAGAATTGAATATGGAGATAATCAAAAGCTTCATAGCGAAGGATTTCAATTAAATGTGGATTGGGACTTTACTGGAAAACTGGACATCGATGATCCTGAGGCATTGATAAGAATAAACGCTTTGTGCACTGAACTCGGATTGGATATTGACAACTCTTCAGCCCCAATATCATGGGCTTTTGAGCTATTTGAAAAAGGTATAATTGGAACAGATGATACCAACGGTCTAAGGTTAGAATGGGGAAATACAGAAGTAGTAACTGAATTGCTTAACAAAATTGCCAAAAAGGAAGGTTTTGGCAAAATTCTCGCTGAAGGTTCAAAGCGTGCATCCGAAATTATTGGCAAGGGATCTGAGAATTATATTTCGCATATTAAAGGACAGGATTCGATTGAAGCAATGAGATCAGATCTAGGATGGGCTTTAGGGTGTTCAACAGCTGCAAGAGGTGGAGGCCATCTAGATGGTGCTTTTCAATCTCATAAAACCCCAGGTGCAGGGGATCCTACATCACCAAATTCTAAAGCAGAAAAGGTTTTTTGGTTTGAGAGATTCAAAGCAATTGTAGATATGATGGGAATTTGCTATTTTGCGACTGTATGGAGCAATAGCGATTTGCTGGGACCAGAGGATATTTCGTCCTTATTCTCCAAAGCTACAGGAGTATCATTGAGTACGAGTGAGTTAATATTAGTTGGTCAAAGAGTTCGTAATGTTGAAAAAGCTTTCAATACGATACATGCAGGTTTTAAACGTTCAGATGATTATCCTCCTGCCAGATTTATGCAAGAACCAATTCGCTCAGGGCCAAAAAAGGATTGCATAATAGATAAGGTATCCTACGATAGGATGCTTGATGAATATTATAGTTTACATGGATGGGATGTTAAAACTGGTTGGCAGACTACTGGTAATTTGGAGAAACTTAACCTAACTGAAGTCAAAGAAAAACTCCAGAACAACGGTAGATTGATAAACGGTAATTAG
- the afpA gene encoding archaeoflavoprotein AfpA: MIKIVWGITGSGDLLPEVTEELEKLVDTGKVEITTCLSKAAKMVVNWYKLSERIEKISKRVLFEYNANSPFIAGPLQVGKYNSLLVAPATANTVAKIVHGIADTLITNAVAQAQKGGIEIIILPVDQKPGKTTTLLPTGEEKTLIMRDIDIENTEKLKGMKGIKVIEAPEDIRKSYSIF, from the coding sequence ATGATAAAGATAGTATGGGGAATAACAGGTTCCGGCGATTTACTACCAGAGGTTACTGAAGAATTAGAGAAATTGGTTGATACAGGTAAAGTAGAGATAACAACTTGTCTATCCAAAGCTGCCAAGATGGTTGTAAATTGGTATAAGTTAAGCGAACGCATTGAGAAGATATCTAAAAGAGTGTTATTCGAATACAATGCAAATAGCCCATTTATTGCTGGACCTTTGCAGGTTGGTAAGTATAATAGTTTACTAGTAGCTCCTGCGACAGCAAATACTGTGGCAAAAATAGTACATGGAATAGCAGATACTTTGATAACTAATGCAGTAGCTCAAGCTCAAAAGGGAGGTATAGAAATAATAATTCTACCAGTAGATCAAAAACCTGGTAAAACAACTACTCTACTACCTACAGGTGAAGAAAAAACACTCATTATGAGAGATATAGATATCGAGAACACAGAAAAATTGAAGGGCATGAAAGGAATCAAAGTAATTGAGGCACCAGAAGACATTCGAAAGTCATACTCTATCTTCTAG
- a CDS encoding electron transfer flavoprotein subunit beta/FixA family protein — protein sequence MDIIVCIKQVPETTEVKIDPETKTLVREGVPSEINLLDLHAIEESLRIREKFGGKVIVISMGPPQAEEAIRDALAMGCDDGLLISDNAFAGSDTLATWYALALGIKKIGYYDLVICGMKTTDGDTGQVGPGLAQGLGIAHVAYVSKIEEISESHIVVNKMVEDGTEVIKCPLPCLLTVLKGINEPRLPSLKLKIKARKFPIKTWGPKELSGELSRYGLDGSPTQVVEVFNPEPPEKGEMISGTPQVQADKLFNKLKSLKIL from the coding sequence ATGGATATTATTGTTTGTATAAAACAAGTACCGGAAACTACAGAAGTAAAGATCGATCCTGAAACAAAGACTTTGGTCAGAGAAGGTGTCCCATCAGAAATCAATCTTTTAGATTTGCATGCGATAGAAGAGAGCCTTAGAATTCGAGAAAAATTTGGTGGCAAAGTTATTGTAATAAGTATGGGTCCACCTCAAGCAGAGGAGGCCATTAGGGATGCTTTGGCAATGGGTTGTGATGATGGATTATTGATTAGCGATAATGCTTTTGCTGGTTCTGACACCCTAGCAACATGGTATGCATTAGCACTAGGAATAAAAAAGATTGGTTATTATGATTTGGTCATATGTGGAATGAAAACTACTGATGGTGATACTGGTCAAGTTGGCCCTGGATTAGCCCAAGGACTTGGGATAGCCCACGTTGCTTATGTCAGCAAAATTGAGGAGATATCTGAAAGCCACATAGTTGTAAATAAGATGGTTGAGGATGGTACTGAAGTTATAAAATGTCCATTGCCTTGCCTTTTAACTGTGTTGAAAGGGATAAACGAACCAAGACTTCCTTCTTTAAAATTGAAGATTAAAGCAAGAAAATTTCCAATAAAGACTTGGGGTCCAAAAGAACTTAGCGGAGAGTTATCCAGATATGGTTTAGATGGATCACCTACCCAGGTTGTGGAAGTTTTCAATCCTGAACCTCCTGAGAAAGGGGAGATGATTAGTGGGACACCGCAAGTTCAAGCAGATAAACTCTTCAACAAATTAAAAAGCCTTAAGATTTTATAG